A section of the Candidatus Deferrimicrobium sp. genome encodes:
- a CDS encoding rubredoxin-like domain-containing protein, with amino-acid sequence PSAGGVAASATAAAAAASGSASAAAISSGLAPSSAAGAATGPPGRRSASSGAKLYARAKAAAASGKDLPIGNIQICSVCGHTTEGEAPDQCPVCGARKEMFRKF; translated from the coding sequence CCTTCGGCCGGCGGGGTCGCGGCGTCGGCGACGGCCGCCGCGGCCGCAGCATCGGGCTCGGCCAGCGCAGCGGCGATCTCCTCCGGGCTGGCGCCGTCCTCGGCGGCGGGGGCTGCCACGGGGCCGCCGGGCAGGAGGTCGGCGTCGTCCGGGGCGAAGCTGTACGCCCGCGCGAAAGCGGCGGCGGCGTCCGGCAAGGATCTCCCGATCGGGAACATTCAGATCTGCTCCGTATGCGGCCATACGACCGAGGGGGAAGCCCCGGACCAGTGCCCCGTGTGCGGCGCGAGGAAGGAGATG